The following proteins are co-located in the Prionailurus viverrinus isolate Anna chromosome A1, UM_Priviv_1.0, whole genome shotgun sequence genome:
- the MCIDAS gene encoding multicilin gives MQSCGGAAAGRRAFDSICPNRMLELRGRPFSKPGKLEKKFAPPRKFLPGCSGGSPVSVYEDRRDAELSALPALTTIDLQDLADCSSLLGSDAPPSGDLAALQNQSLQTAADFDLQDFRDTVDDLIADSSSLMSPPLTGGDFPFSPGNVLPFGPCLSPPLDPRALQSPPLPPPDVPRPEQYWKEVADQNQRALGDALVENNQLHVTLTQKQEEIASLKERNVQLKELASRTRHLASVLDKLMITQSRDCGSTAEPFLLKATAKRSLEELFSAAGQDCAEVDAILREISERCDEALQSRDPKRLRLQPEPASRDDMPGNLHGTFRGLRTECSRSALNLSRSELEEGGSFSTPIRSHSTIRTLAFPQGNAFTIRTANGGYKFRWVPS, from the exons ATGCAGTCGTGCGGGGGCGCCGCGGCGGGACGCCGAGCCTTCGACAGCATCTGCCCCAACAGGATGTTGGAGCTGCGGGGTCGGCCTTTCAGCAAGCCCGGGAAGCTGGAGAAGAAG TTCGCCCCTCCACGGAAGTTCTTGCCTGGTTGCAGCGGCGGCAGCCCAGTGTCGGTCTACGAAGATCGGCGGGACGCGGAGCTCTCTGCGCTGCCAG CGCTCACCACCATAGACCTGCAGGACCTCGCCGACTGCTCCTCGCTACTCGGGTCCGACGCGCCGCCTAGTGGTGACTTGGCTGCATTGCAG AACCAGTCCCTGCAAACTGCTGCGGACTTTGATCTGCAGGATTTCAGAGACACAGTGGATGATCTCATTGCAG ACTCATCCTCTTTGATGTCGCCTCCTCTGACCGGCGGAgactttcccttctctcctggcAACGTATTGCCATTTGGGCCCTGTCTCTCTCCGCCGCTGGACCCAAGGGCACTGCAGTCACCGCCTCTGCCCCCTCCAGACGTGCCCCGGCCGGAGCAGTACTGGAAGGAAGTGGCCGACCAGAACCAGAGGGCATTGGGGGACGCGCTCGTTGAGAATAACCAA CTGCACGTGACGCTGACCCAGAAGCAGGAGGAGATCGCCTCGCTCAAAGAGCGGAACGTGCAACTGAAGGAACTTGCTAGCCGGACCCGGCACCTGGCCTCTGTGCTGGAT AAGCTGATGATCACGCAGTCCCGGGATTGCGGGTCGACAGCCGAACCCTTCCTGCTCAAGGCGACAGCCAAAAGGAGCCTGGAGGAGTTGTTCAGTGCTGCGGGACAGGATTGCGCGGAAGTGGACGCCATCCTGAGGGAGATTTCCGAACGCTGCGATGAAGCGCTGCAGAGCCGCGACCCCAAGCGGCTCCGGCTACAGCCGGAGCCCGCGAGTAGGGATGACATGCCAGGGAACCTCCACGGCACCTTCCGGGGGCTGCGCACAGAGTGCAGCCGGAGCGCGCTAAACCTGAGCCGCAGTGAGCTAGAAGAGGGTGGCTCCTTCAGCACCCCCATCCGCAGCCATAGCACCATCCGCACCCTCGCTTTCCCCCAGGGCAATGCCTTCACCATTCGGACCGCCAACGGGGGATACAAATTCCGCTGGGTCCCCAGTTGA